The Candidatus Rokuibacteriota bacterium genome window below encodes:
- a CDS encoding CoA transferase, whose amino-acid sequence MMAGPLCAMLLGDLGADVVKVEPPEGDTIRSMGETFIGGETEYFLSLNRNKRGVVVNLKTEGGRGVVSRLVARADVVVENFRPGTAARLGLDYPALRDLNPGLVYCSISGYGPAGVNSSRPALDPVIQAMAGLMQLTGTAESGPLRTGFPLADLVTPLFATIGILAALEARRRTGHGQRVDLSMLDATIFSMIPREGYYFVTGQAPARLGNEHYQLAPVNTYETSDGRHLMVLAHSDKFWRSFAAALGEPELADDPRFKTNADRVRHREELNRLVAARFREGTLETWTRRLGEAGVVFAPVRSIPEVFADPDVQRNMVVELEHPAAGRIKVLANPIRLAETPAEVSTPSPRLGEHTGELLRELGYSADDIARLSADGAVGLAGGASV is encoded by the coding sequence ATGATGGCGGGACCGCTCTGCGCGATGCTCCTCGGCGACCTGGGGGCCGACGTCGTCAAGGTCGAGCCACCCGAGGGCGATACCATCCGCTCGATGGGCGAGACCTTCATCGGCGGCGAGACCGAGTACTTCCTGAGCCTGAACCGCAACAAGCGGGGCGTAGTCGTGAACCTGAAGACGGAGGGCGGCCGAGGGGTGGTCAGCCGGCTCGTGGCGCGCGCCGACGTCGTCGTCGAGAATTTCCGGCCGGGAACGGCGGCGCGGCTCGGCTTGGACTACCCGGCGCTCCGGGACCTGAATCCGGGGCTCGTGTACTGTTCCATCTCGGGGTACGGCCCGGCGGGGGTCAACAGCTCCCGGCCCGCCCTCGACCCCGTGATCCAGGCGATGGCGGGCCTCATGCAGCTCACCGGGACCGCCGAGAGCGGGCCGCTCCGGACCGGGTTCCCCCTGGCGGACCTTGTGACGCCGCTCTTCGCCACGATCGGCATTCTCGCGGCGCTGGAGGCCAGACGGCGGACCGGACACGGCCAGCGCGTGGACCTCTCGATGCTCGACGCCACGATCTTCAGCATGATCCCCCGCGAGGGGTACTACTTCGTCACCGGTCAGGCGCCGGCCCGGCTCGGCAACGAGCACTACCAGCTCGCGCCGGTCAACACCTACGAGACCAGCGACGGCCGTCACCTGATGGTGCTCGCCCATTCGGACAAGTTCTGGCGGTCGTTCGCGGCTGCGCTGGGCGAGCCCGAGCTGGCCGACGACCCCCGGTTCAAGACGAACGCCGATCGGGTCCGTCACCGCGAGGAGCTGAACCGGCTGGTGGCGGCCCGGTTCCGCGAAGGCACGCTGGAGACCTGGACGCGACGGCTGGGGGAGGCCGGGGTCGTGTTCGCGCCGGTCCGGAGCATCCCCGAAGTCTTCGCTGACCCGGACGTCCAGCGGAACATGGTGGTCGAGCTGGAACACCCCGCCGCCGGCCGCATCAAGGTCCTTGCCAACCCGATCCGCCTCGCTGAGACACCGGCCGAGGTGAGCACACCGTCGCCGCGGCTCGGCGAGCACACCGGGGAGCTGCTCCGTGAGCTGGGCTACTCGGCCGACGACATCGCGCGGCTCTCGGCCGATGGCGCGGTCGGTCTCGCCGGTGGCGCGTCCGTCTGA
- a CDS encoding alpha/beta hydrolase: MRNRGIRAVREHLAKLPPAESLTIEEQRAQYDRAEKAFPIPPDIKVETVRAPVAPAEWLRPPSAQGGVVVLYLHGGGYVIGSPRSHRHLAAAIASASGASALLLDYRLAPEHPFPAAVEDAVAAYRWLLERGVAPGRVAVAGDSAGGGLTLAALLALREGGVPLPAAAVCISPWVDLTLRGASYATKAASDPIVRRDGVARMAKAYLGDADPKTPLASPLYADLHGLPPLLLQVGGEEVLLDDSVGLAERAKAAGVEATLEVWEEMVHVWPWFLPMLDEAQAAIDRIGVFARSRLC, encoded by the coding sequence ATGCGCAATCGCGGCATCAGGGCCGTGCGGGAACATCTGGCCAAGCTCCCGCCGGCCGAGTCCCTGACCATCGAGGAGCAGCGCGCGCAGTACGACCGGGCGGAGAAGGCGTTCCCGATTCCTCCCGATATCAAGGTGGAGACGGTTCGCGCTCCGGTGGCGCCGGCGGAATGGCTCCGGCCGCCCTCGGCGCAGGGCGGCGTCGTGGTCCTCTACCTGCACGGCGGCGGCTACGTCATCGGCTCGCCGCGCTCGCACCGGCATCTGGCCGCGGCGATCGCGTCGGCCTCGGGCGCATCCGCGCTGCTCCTCGACTACCGCCTGGCTCCCGAGCACCCGTTTCCGGCCGCGGTGGAGGACGCGGTCGCGGCCTACCGCTGGCTTCTGGAGCGCGGGGTCGCGCCGGGCCGCGTCGCCGTCGCGGGCGATTCGGCCGGCGGCGGGCTGACGCTGGCCGCGCTGCTGGCGCTGCGGGAAGGGGGTGTGCCACTTCCTGCCGCGGCTGTCTGCATCTCGCCCTGGGTGGATCTCACGCTGAGGGGCGCCAGCTACGCGACCAAAGCTGCCAGCGACCCCATTGTCCGGCGCGACGGCGTCGCCCGCATGGCGAAGGCCTACCTCGGCGATGCCGACCCCAAGACACCGCTGGCCTCGCCCCTCTACGCCGATCTCCACGGGCTCCCGCCGCTCCTGCTCCAGGTCGGCGGCGAGGAGGTCCTGCTGGACGACTCGGTCGGGCTGGCCGAGCGCGCGAAGGCCGCGGGCGTCGAGGCGACGCTGGAGGTCTGGGAAGAGATGGTGCACGTCTGGCCCTGGTTCCTGCCCATGCTCGACGAGGCGCAGGCCGCCATCGACCGAATCGGCGTATTCGCGAGGTCCCGGCTTTGCTGA
- a CDS encoding AMP-binding protein, whose amino-acid sequence MPRDASYPPLRLAFPERGDWIFSGILAQRASLRPDRPFLQSMGGPPLSYGEADRRVNRLAHGLLALGIGRGDRVLIMLPNSIDYMLTWWAANRIGAVEVSVNTAYKGYFLEHLVNNSGGRIMVVARELLGQVAPSEEKLTQLETLVVHEGGRGEPGAPPSFKRFRVLAFEELDARREDPPGIALSPRDLCAIMYTSGTTGPSKGVMMPNAQCHLFAECTASLTRLTEDDVYFVATPLYHGNAPIMQVYPSLLVGARAVIGPRFSASEWVRQVRQAGATVTNLLGVMMDFIFRQPLRDDDRQHRLRLVLGQPAPAAIVEEFKKRFGVARILEYYGMTEIGVVTMMPYDDVRPGSCGKAVSEWFDLRIADPETDEELPPGQVGELLVRPKAPWVFNQGYWGAPDQSLEALRNVWYHTGDALKRDEDGYYYFVDRMGDVIRRRAVNISSFDVETVIGEHPAVRECAAVAVPTEFAGGEDEVKVCVVLHAGARIVPEEFLAWCEDRLPYFAVPRYVEVVAELPRTPSNKVQKYLLRQAGITAATWDREKAGYRLKEEVRRAEARGHRPREARG is encoded by the coding sequence ATGCCAAGAGACGCATCCTATCCGCCGCTCCGTCTCGCGTTTCCCGAGCGCGGCGACTGGATCTTCTCCGGAATCCTCGCGCAGCGGGCCAGCCTCCGCCCGGATCGGCCGTTCCTCCAGTCCATGGGCGGGCCGCCGCTCAGCTACGGCGAGGCGGACCGGCGCGTGAACCGGCTCGCCCACGGCCTCCTGGCGCTCGGGATCGGGCGTGGTGACCGCGTCTTGATCATGCTGCCGAACTCGATCGACTACATGCTGACCTGGTGGGCCGCCAACCGGATCGGAGCCGTGGAGGTCTCGGTCAACACCGCCTACAAGGGCTACTTTCTCGAGCACCTCGTGAACAACTCCGGCGGGCGGATCATGGTGGTGGCCCGGGAGCTCCTCGGCCAGGTCGCGCCCAGCGAGGAGAAGCTCACCCAGCTCGAGACCCTGGTCGTCCACGAGGGCGGGCGCGGGGAGCCGGGAGCGCCCCCGAGCTTCAAGCGCTTCCGCGTGCTGGCGTTTGAGGAGCTGGACGCGCGGCGCGAGGATCCCCCCGGGATCGCGCTCTCCCCCCGAGACCTCTGCGCCATCATGTACACCTCGGGAACCACCGGCCCCTCCAAGGGGGTCATGATGCCCAACGCGCAGTGCCACCTCTTCGCCGAGTGCACGGCGAGCCTGACCCGCCTCACCGAGGACGACGTCTACTTCGTCGCCACGCCGCTCTATCACGGCAACGCGCCGATCATGCAGGTCTACCCGTCCCTGCTCGTCGGGGCGCGGGCGGTGATCGGGCCTCGCTTCAGCGCCAGCGAGTGGGTGCGTCAGGTCCGGCAGGCGGGCGCGACGGTCACGAACCTCCTGGGCGTGATGATGGACTTCATCTTCCGCCAGCCGCTCCGGGACGACGACCGGCAGCATCGCTTGCGGCTCGTCCTGGGCCAGCCCGCGCCCGCGGCGATCGTCGAGGAGTTCAAGAAGCGGTTCGGCGTCGCGCGCATCCTCGAGTACTACGGGATGACCGAGATCGGCGTCGTCACCATGATGCCCTACGACGATGTCCGCCCCGGCTCCTGTGGCAAGGCCGTGAGCGAGTGGTTCGACCTGCGAATCGCCGATCCGGAGACCGACGAAGAGCTGCCGCCGGGGCAGGTGGGCGAGCTGCTGGTCCGGCCGAAGGCCCCCTGGGTCTTCAATCAGGGGTACTGGGGCGCGCCGGATCAAAGCCTGGAGGCGCTCCGAAACGTCTGGTACCACACGGGCGATGCCCTCAAGCGCGACGAAGACGGGTACTACTACTTCGTGGACCGGATGGGGGACGTGATCAGGAGGCGGGCCGTCAACATCTCCTCCTTCGATGTCGAGACGGTCATCGGCGAGCACCCGGCCGTGCGGGAGTGCGCCGCGGTGGCCGTGCCCACCGAGTTCGCGGGCGGGGAGGATGAGGTCAAAGTCTGCGTGGTCCTTCATGCGGGCGCTCGGATCGTTCCCGAGGAGTTCCTGGCCTGGTGCGAGGACCGGCTCCCGTATTTCGCGGTGCCGCGCTACGTGGAGGTGGTCGCGGAGTTGCCCAGGACCCCGAGCAACAAGGTGCAGAAGTACCTCCTCCGCCAGGCGGGGATCACAGCCGCGACCTGGGATCGGGAGAAGGCCGGTTACCGGCTGAAGGAAGAGGTCAGGCGGGCCGAGGCGCGGGGCCACCGGCCGAGGGAGGCGAGGGGATGA
- a CDS encoding enoyl-CoA hydratase/isomerase family protein produces MTYKYFAVEPRGAVALVTITNPPRNFLRTGMLYELNALLDAFERDGVRAVVITGGVRDYFIAHADLELVRAAEPSHPKAYASLRYWHRTLCRLQTGAPVSIAAINGQALGGGCEFALACDFRFMARSPKKIGLIEVQLGIIPGAGGTQRMARLLGRGKALELILEGKALTADEAERVGLVHRAVDPERLLPESLAYAEKLATWSPVAVRNIKRAIYEGLEMPLGQGLELEMACFYETMTTEAAKQALDAGIRAYADGREPVFE; encoded by the coding sequence ATGACCTACAAGTATTTCGCCGTCGAGCCCAGAGGGGCCGTGGCCCTGGTCACGATCACCAATCCGCCACGAAACTTCCTCCGCACCGGCATGCTGTACGAGCTGAACGCCCTCCTGGACGCCTTCGAGCGCGACGGGGTCCGGGCGGTGGTGATTACGGGCGGGGTCAGGGATTACTTCATCGCCCACGCCGACCTCGAGCTGGTGCGAGCCGCCGAGCCGTCCCACCCGAAGGCCTACGCGTCGCTCCGCTACTGGCACCGCACCCTCTGCCGCCTCCAGACCGGCGCCCCGGTCAGCATCGCGGCCATCAACGGCCAGGCGCTGGGGGGCGGCTGCGAGTTCGCGCTGGCGTGCGACTTCCGCTTCATGGCGCGGAGTCCGAAGAAGATCGGCCTGATCGAGGTCCAGCTCGGGATCATCCCGGGTGCCGGCGGCACCCAGCGGATGGCGCGCCTCCTCGGGCGCGGGAAGGCCCTCGAGCTGATCCTGGAAGGCAAGGCGCTCACCGCCGACGAGGCCGAGCGCGTCGGGCTGGTCCACCGCGCGGTGGACCCGGAGCGGCTCCTGCCGGAGAGCCTGGCCTACGCCGAGAAGCTCGCCACGTGGTCACCGGTGGCCGTGCGGAACATCAAGCGGGCGATCTACGAGGGGCTCGAAATGCCGCTCGGCCAGGGGCTGGAGCTGGAGATGGCCTGTTTCTACGAGACCATGACCACCGAGGCGGCGAAGCAAGCCCTGGACGCGGGGATCCGCGCCTACGCCGACGGGCGGGAGCCGGTCTTCGAGTGA
- a CDS encoding amidohydrolase family protein, producing MASPRFRIIDADGHVMEPRGMWERYASPAFRERAPRAVRDVHGRTRLSVAGRLCPRPEGPNSISAGMQDAFSVRVREQLGEYLQAGYSAEAQVKAMEAGGIEVAFLYPSQGLYTAALEDLDPELAIDICRAYNDWILDFCALAPERLKPVAMLVALHEPAAAVREAQRVAPRGIRAIFVRPNPIRGRNLDDPAYEPLWAECERLGLAVGVHEGVGGYLPTAGADRFTSFFAAHAACHPMEQMLAMLALIGGGVLERHPRLRVGFLEAGCGWLPYWLWRMDEHWEQTEGITGEPRLALKPSDYFRRQCWISCEPDEPYIPRVLDFIGEDRLLFASDYPHPDHKWPETVEAMLALPVPDPVKRKILWDNPAAFYDLA from the coding sequence ATGGCGTCCCCGCGCTTCAGGATCATCGACGCCGACGGCCACGTCATGGAGCCCCGCGGCATGTGGGAGCGCTACGCGAGCCCGGCCTTCCGGGAGCGCGCGCCGCGCGCGGTCCGGGATGTCCATGGCCGCACGCGGCTCAGCGTTGCCGGCCGGCTCTGCCCGCGGCCCGAGGGCCCGAACTCCATCAGCGCCGGGATGCAGGACGCCTTTTCCGTCCGGGTGCGCGAGCAGCTGGGCGAATACCTCCAGGCGGGCTACAGCGCCGAGGCACAGGTCAAAGCGATGGAGGCGGGAGGGATCGAGGTGGCGTTCCTCTACCCGAGCCAGGGTCTCTACACGGCCGCGCTCGAGGACCTGGATCCCGAACTGGCCATCGACATCTGCCGCGCCTACAACGACTGGATCCTCGACTTCTGCGCCCTCGCCCCCGAGCGCCTCAAGCCTGTGGCTATGCTGGTCGCGCTCCACGAACCTGCCGCCGCGGTGCGCGAAGCCCAGCGCGTCGCCCCGCGGGGGATCAGGGCGATCTTCGTCCGTCCCAACCCGATCAGGGGGCGGAACCTGGACGATCCGGCCTACGAGCCGCTCTGGGCGGAGTGCGAGCGTCTCGGGCTGGCCGTGGGGGTCCACGAAGGCGTGGGTGGTTATCTGCCGACTGCGGGCGCGGACCGCTTCACGAGCTTCTTCGCCGCGCATGCCGCCTGTCACCCGATGGAGCAGATGCTCGCGATGCTGGCGCTCATCGGCGGCGGGGTGCTCGAGCGCCACCCCCGCCTGCGCGTCGGCTTCCTCGAGGCCGGGTGCGGCTGGCTGCCGTACTGGCTCTGGCGGATGGACGAGCACTGGGAGCAGACGGAGGGCATCACCGGCGAGCCCCGGCTCGCGCTGAAGCCGAGCGACTACTTCCGCCGTCAGTGCTGGATCTCGTGCGAGCCGGACGAGCCCTACATCCCCAGGGTCCTGGACTTCATCGGTGAGGACCGGCTGCTGTTCGCGAGCGACTACCCGCACCCCGACCACAAGTGGCCCGAGACGGTCGAGGCGATGCTCGCCCTGCCGGTCCCGGACCCGGTCAAGCGGAAGATCCTCTGGGACAACCCGGCGGCCTTTTACGATCTCGCGTAA
- a CDS encoding LLM class F420-dependent oxidoreductase: MKFGVAIFDTDYTIRIDELARAAEERGFESLWVPEHTHIPKSRRSPWPGGPNLPKEYWHTHDPFVALAVAAAVTTRLKLGTGICLVIERDPITLAKEVASLDFLSSGRFIFGIGGGWNAEEMENHGTDFRKRWRVLRERILAMKEIWTKDEPEFHGEFVNFAPIWSFPKPVQKPHPPILLGVNTPNARQRVVEYCDGWLPLPARAGDLAQGIADLRQRAEKAGRDPQSISVSVYAAKPEEGAVREYEKAGAERTVFMLPSPDRDKVLSLLDQHAKLASQFQ; encoded by the coding sequence ATGAAATTCGGCGTGGCGATCTTTGACACGGACTACACGATCCGGATCGACGAGCTGGCGCGCGCCGCCGAGGAGCGCGGCTTCGAATCGCTCTGGGTCCCGGAGCACACCCACATCCCCAAGAGCCGACGGAGCCCCTGGCCCGGCGGGCCGAACCTGCCGAAGGAGTACTGGCACACCCACGACCCGTTCGTCGCGCTCGCCGTCGCCGCCGCGGTGACCACCCGGCTCAAGCTGGGCACCGGCATCTGCCTCGTCATCGAGCGGGACCCGATCACGCTGGCGAAGGAGGTGGCGAGCCTGGACTTCCTCTCCAGCGGCCGGTTCATCTTCGGCATCGGCGGCGGCTGGAACGCCGAGGAGATGGAGAATCACGGCACCGACTTCAGGAAGCGCTGGCGGGTCCTGCGCGAGCGAATCCTCGCGATGAAGGAGATCTGGACCAAGGACGAGCCCGAGTTCCACGGCGAGTTCGTGAACTTCGCCCCGATCTGGTCGTTCCCCAAGCCGGTGCAGAAGCCCCACCCGCCGATCCTCCTCGGGGTCAACACGCCGAACGCGCGCCAGCGGGTCGTGGAGTACTGCGATGGGTGGCTCCCGCTGCCCGCCCGCGCCGGTGACCTGGCGCAGGGGATCGCCGACCTTCGGCAGCGGGCGGAGAAGGCCGGACGCGATCCGCAGAGCATCAGCGTGTCGGTTTACGCCGCCAAGCCGGAGGAGGGCGCGGTGCGGGAGTACGAGAAGGCTGGCGCCGAGCGGACCGTCTTCATGCTCCCATCGCCGGACCGCGACAAGGTGCTCTCGCTCCTGGACCAGCACGCCAAGCTGGCCAGCCAGTTCCAGTGA
- a CDS encoding acyl-CoA dehydrogenase family protein, whose product MAVSFPGYTLPAELAHLRAQVRRFIRDEIVPLEQTLDPDAAEVPEEDWRRLSAKTRAAGLWCLGAPEEYGGGGLDAFGMCVVMEEMAQHRMGLYNPGCGVFGRYPPPVIWAGTKEQIDRYAVPALREGYHTFFAITEPGGGSDPAGAIQSRAVRRGDHWILNGTKMFISHADEAEWGVVFARSDPAKGRAGISCFILDQATPGFTARPIRTLRTAAIPCEVVLEECRVPAENLLGGEGQGLNLCLDMLTRLRFSYSAANLGVAVAAHRMAIEHAKQRSTFRVRLSERQAIQWMLADAEVELRGARWLIWEGAWKADRGEDARVEASIAKLYSSEVLGRVVDAAVQVHGGYGVSKEFPLERWYREARIRRIGEGPSEVHRMVIARALFR is encoded by the coding sequence ATGGCCGTTTCGTTTCCGGGTTATACCCTCCCGGCTGAGCTCGCGCACCTGAGAGCTCAGGTGCGCCGGTTCATCCGCGACGAGATCGTTCCGCTGGAACAGACCCTCGACCCTGACGCCGCGGAGGTTCCGGAGGAGGACTGGAGGCGGCTCTCGGCCAAGACCCGCGCTGCCGGCCTCTGGTGCCTGGGCGCGCCGGAGGAGTACGGGGGCGGGGGGCTGGACGCCTTCGGGATGTGCGTGGTGATGGAAGAGATGGCGCAGCACCGGATGGGGCTCTACAATCCGGGCTGCGGCGTGTTCGGCCGGTACCCGCCGCCGGTGATCTGGGCCGGGACGAAGGAGCAGATCGACCGGTACGCGGTCCCCGCGCTCCGCGAGGGCTACCACACCTTCTTTGCGATCACCGAGCCGGGCGGCGGCTCGGACCCGGCCGGCGCCATCCAGAGCCGGGCGGTCAGGCGGGGGGATCACTGGATCCTGAACGGGACCAAGATGTTCATCTCCCACGCCGACGAGGCCGAATGGGGGGTGGTGTTCGCGCGCAGCGACCCGGCCAAGGGGCGGGCCGGGATCAGCTGCTTCATCCTCGACCAAGCCACGCCCGGCTTCACCGCCAGGCCGATTCGGACGCTCCGCACCGCCGCGATCCCGTGCGAGGTCGTGCTGGAGGAGTGCCGGGTGCCCGCCGAGAACCTGCTCGGCGGGGAGGGGCAGGGCCTGAACCTCTGTCTCGACATGCTCACCCGGCTCCGGTTCAGCTATTCGGCCGCGAACCTCGGCGTGGCCGTCGCGGCGCACCGGATGGCCATCGAGCACGCCAAGCAGCGGTCCACCTTCCGGGTACGGCTCAGCGAGCGCCAGGCGATCCAGTGGATGCTGGCCGATGCCGAGGTGGAGCTGCGCGGCGCCCGCTGGCTCATCTGGGAGGGCGCCTGGAAGGCCGACCGCGGCGAGGACGCGCGGGTGGAGGCCTCCATCGCCAAGCTCTACTCGAGCGAGGTGCTGGGCCGGGTCGTGGACGCCGCGGTCCAGGTCCACGGCGGCTACGGCGTGTCGAAGGAGTTCCCGCTCGAGCGCTGGTACCGCGAGGCCCGCATCCGCCGGATCGGCGAGGGCCCGTCCGAGGTCCATCGGATGGTGATCGCCCGCGCGCTGTTTCGCTGA
- a CDS encoding CoA transferase codes for MPLSLEGMSVLDLSRVLAGPFCAAWLGDMGAEVIKIEDTAGGDEARTWPPQKDGESAAYLVCNRNKRGMTLDLKAAEGREILKRLVRDADVLVENFRTGTMEEFGLGYDALSALNPRLVYCAISAFGRTGPLADRAGYEALLQAYAGVMSLTGEPDGEPVRCGLSFLDLTTGIIAAFAVVNALLLRERTGRGQKVECSLLETAVSLLNYHAEAYLLDGTVAKRLGSSHPSVAPYRNFRCRDGRYVFIAAANDRLWSRLCAGLGLEHLTGDPRFKTNMDRVTHRADLEPIIAEAVAGYDLEPLLEHLDRAGVPAAPVNTIDRLMTDRQVEHHRMAQPAVHSRLGAIAVIGPPMKFSAMEPGVRRAAPAYGEHTDAILREHGWSEGEIAALRARGVIDGKERPG; via the coding sequence GTGCCGCTCTCGCTCGAAGGCATGAGTGTCCTCGACCTCTCGCGGGTGCTGGCGGGGCCGTTCTGCGCCGCCTGGCTCGGCGACATGGGCGCCGAGGTCATCAAGATCGAGGACACCGCGGGCGGCGACGAAGCCCGCACCTGGCCGCCGCAGAAGGACGGCGAGTCGGCGGCCTACCTGGTGTGCAACCGGAACAAGCGCGGGATGACCCTGGACCTCAAGGCCGCCGAGGGCCGGGAGATCCTCAAGCGCCTGGTGCGGGATGCCGACGTGCTGGTCGAGAACTTCCGCACCGGCACGATGGAGGAGTTCGGGCTCGGTTACGACGCGTTGAGCGCGCTGAACCCCCGGCTGGTCTACTGCGCGATCTCCGCCTTCGGCCGCACCGGCCCCCTCGCCGACCGTGCGGGCTACGAGGCGCTCCTCCAGGCGTACGCGGGCGTCATGAGCCTGACCGGCGAACCGGACGGCGAGCCGGTGCGCTGCGGGCTCTCGTTCCTCGACCTCACCACGGGCATCATCGCCGCCTTCGCGGTCGTCAACGCGCTCCTCCTCCGCGAGAGGACCGGCCGGGGTCAGAAGGTGGAGTGCTCGCTGCTCGAGACCGCCGTCTCGCTCCTCAACTACCACGCCGAGGCCTACCTCCTCGACGGCACGGTTGCGAAGCGGCTCGGCTCGAGCCATCCCTCCGTGGCGCCCTACCGCAACTTCCGCTGCCGGGACGGGCGCTACGTCTTCATCGCCGCCGCGAACGACCGCCTGTGGAGCCGCCTCTGTGCGGGGCTCGGCCTCGAGCACCTGACGGGCGACCCCCGCTTCAAGACCAACATGGACCGCGTGACTCACCGCGCTGACCTTGAACCGATCATCGCCGAGGCGGTCGCCGGGTACGACCTGGAGCCCTTGCTGGAGCACCTCGATCGCGCCGGCGTCCCCGCGGCGCCGGTCAACACCATCGACCGCCTCATGACCGACCGACAGGTGGAGCACCACCGGATGGCGCAGCCGGCCGTGCACTCGCGGCTCGGCGCCATCGCGGTGATCGGCCCACCGATGAAGTTCTCGGCGATGGAGCCGGGCGTGCGCCGGGCCGCGCCGGCCTACGGCGAGCACACCGACGCGATCCTGCGGGAGCACGGCTGGAGCGAGGGCGAGATCGCCGCGCTCCGCGCCCGCGGTGTGATCGACGGGAAGGAACGCCCCGGCTGA
- a CDS encoding CoA transferase gives MLPLSGIKVVEIAQNLAGPYAGKILAAMGADVVKVERPDGGDDARGWTPLFAGTSSSFHAVNVNKRSIALDLKEPEAVAWLKGYLAEADVLIQNLRPGVMDALGLGPEPLLALNPRLIYCSLWAFGRTGPLHSRPGYEPMVQAFAGLMMVNGEEGGPPTRIGTSILDFGTGMWAAIGTLAGLAQRQRTGRGCVVDTSLYETALGWLAGHFASFKVTGELPARHRTGSWRVVPFQAFETKTGPLIVAAGNDRLFAKLAAALGHPEWAADPRFATNRLRVANKDVLLPEIEVVMRGRTKGEWLDRLEQAGVPCAPIHDLREVLAQPQTEATGMIQAVPELGLELMGLPIAFDGQRPAIRRRAPTLGEHNDEIIRRDQLPGGGPNVMT, from the coding sequence ATGCTGCCGCTTTCAGGAATCAAGGTCGTCGAGATCGCGCAGAACCTGGCCGGCCCGTACGCGGGCAAGATCCTGGCCGCCATGGGCGCCGACGTGGTCAAGGTGGAGCGCCCCGACGGCGGCGACGACGCCAGGGGCTGGACCCCGCTGTTCGCCGGGACCTCCAGCAGCTTCCACGCCGTCAACGTGAACAAGCGGTCGATCGCCCTGGACCTGAAGGAGCCTGAGGCGGTGGCCTGGCTCAAGGGCTATCTCGCCGAGGCCGACGTGCTCATTCAGAACCTGCGGCCTGGCGTCATGGATGCGCTCGGGCTGGGACCGGAGCCGCTGCTGGCGCTCAACCCGCGGCTCATCTACTGCTCGCTCTGGGCCTTCGGCCGGACGGGGCCGTTGCACAGCAGACCGGGGTACGAGCCGATGGTCCAGGCTTTCGCCGGCCTGATGATGGTGAACGGGGAGGAGGGCGGCCCGCCGACGCGCATCGGCACGTCCATCCTGGATTTCGGCACCGGCATGTGGGCGGCGATCGGCACGCTGGCCGGGCTCGCCCAGCGCCAGCGGACCGGCCGCGGGTGCGTCGTGGACACGTCGCTCTACGAGACCGCGCTCGGCTGGCTCGCCGGCCATTTTGCGAGCTTCAAGGTCACGGGCGAGCTGCCGGCCCGGCACCGCACCGGAAGCTGGCGCGTGGTTCCGTTCCAGGCCTTCGAGACGAAGACCGGGCCTCTGATCGTGGCCGCGGGCAACGACCGGCTCTTCGCCAAGCTGGCGGCCGCCCTGGGCCACCCCGAATGGGCGGCCGATCCCCGCTTTGCGACCAACAGGCTCAGGGTCGCCAACAAGGACGTCCTGCTTCCAGAAATCGAGGTGGTCATGCGCGGCCGCACGAAGGGCGAGTGGCTCGACCGCCTCGAGCAGGCCGGCGTCCCCTGTGCCCCGATCCACGACCTGCGCGAAGTGCTGGCCCAACCCCAGACCGAGGCCACCGGGATGATCCAGGCGGTCCCCGAGCTGGGCCTCGAGCTGATGGGGCTGCCGATCGCCTTCGACGGTCAGCGGCCGGCCATCCGGCGGCGCGCCCCGACCCTCGGCGAGCACAACGACGAGATCATCCGTCGCGATCAGCTGCCCGGCGGCGGCCCGAACGTCATGACGTAG
- a CDS encoding PPOX class F420-dependent oxidoreductase, whose translation MAIQMADVIMPGNENAFETGRRWSISSIAELDPSYRWMLEKSVTATLATIKRNGLPHLTPIWLAHDGTHILVNTKKGRLKDRNLRERPDVSIMCVNPENPYHWITINGKVVEVIEETDPVKGHQATKNVDEMAKRYINRTPYPLRDPRGEVRVLFKVRPTYVMTFGPPPGS comes from the coding sequence ATGGCGATTCAAATGGCTGATGTCATCATGCCGGGGAACGAAAACGCGTTCGAGACCGGGCGGCGCTGGAGCATCTCGTCCATCGCCGAGCTCGATCCGTCCTACCGCTGGATGCTGGAGAAGAGCGTCACCGCGACGCTGGCGACGATCAAACGGAATGGGCTGCCGCACCTGACCCCGATCTGGTTGGCCCATGACGGCACCCACATCCTCGTCAACACCAAGAAAGGTCGCCTGAAGGACCGGAACCTGCGCGAGCGGCCGGATGTGAGCATCATGTGCGTCAACCCCGAGAATCCCTACCACTGGATCACGATCAACGGGAAAGTGGTGGAGGTCATCGAGGAGACCGACCCGGTGAAGGGCCACCAGGCCACGAAAAACGTGGACGAGATGGCCAAACGCTACATCAACCGAACGCCCTACCCGCTGCGGGATCCCAGAGGCGAGGTGCGGGTCCTGTTCAAGGTGCGGCCCACCTACGTCATGACGTTCGGGCCGCCGCCGGGCAGCTGA